The window AGGCAGTCAAACCGAGGGTCAGTGTTGGGGAGACACGTGAGGCCTAATTTCCAGGCCAATTTGcctttctgtttcttcagttgaaaaagaaagaaaatcatgacaTCTCAGAATTCAGTAAGCCAGGAGGCTATGGGCAGGCAGCATCATGCATGTCTAGTGGGACTAAATGGGTGGTAGCTCTAGGGCCTGAATCCTCATCTGTCCCACTCTAATTGACCTCTGGCATGGTAATTGACCTTACCGATGATAAAATGATTTGTAACCAGTAATCCCTTTCAGGAACTTCCTTAGGAGTTTAACCCACTCCTTCCTTGGGTCTACTAGTCCACGAGTACACCCTCTGACCCAGTACCTCAGAGAAAGCCTCCGTTGGGGTGGCTGCTTTGGGTTAACCCTGCCTCTGGATGTCCTGCCCTAGCAGGGCAAAACACCGGCACTCACTGCCTTGCCACTCAGTCTTGGGCACTGAAGGCTACAGGAAAAAGGTTCAGACAAGTCTCAAGTAGCAGCAGATGAGAACACAGAGGTGCTGAGGTGAAGGTGGAGAAGATTGTGTGGCTCGAGTGGAGAGGAACTCATCTCCCACACACCATCAGTCATAAGCCTTCGGCAAGAGTGAGGCGGGGTCAGAGCAGGTGTGCAGCCTTAGAGCCTAACAGGGAAATGGTGTTTTCTATCACATGGAGACAAACTGAGACTTGTCTGGAGCTTAGGGGCCCCAAACACAGAAATCAGCGGTTCCCTCCATGTACACATAGGGAAACAGACACAAAAAGAAATGGGCAGAGAAAACCAAGGTCCCTCAGCACATCTGGGGCCCATTTCAAGTTCACTGACCATAGAAGGCAGAACCTTGTAATAAGTAGGGGACAACAAATAACAACACAGAGGTGCTGAATCCATGGTTCTGGCTCTGCCTGGAATCTGCCTGCCCAGGGGCCTTGGGCCCGATCGCCTCTGCGTGCACAATATGACACAAGCTCCAGATCCAGCAGGCAGCCATGCAGACGTTCCTGCCCAAACCAGCCAGTCTGGACAGTGATAAACAGTGACACAAGCAGGGAGAGCTCCTTCCATCTCTTTTATCAGGGTTGGGGAGTCACAGTTTTTGTACCAAAGCCCATTATTTGCGGAGGTTGGGGTCTTCTCAGGGGAGGCAGGAGCAAGGTGTAAGATGCTCAGTTGCACAAGTTAGTTAGAAACCCAGACGACACCCCATTCCCCCTAAGCTGGCATGTGACCCCTCTTGCTGCTGCCAAGTCTCCTCATCGACTTTGTTAGACGGCAGCCTCGGGAGGCAAATGATGGCAGGAGAGCTCTCTGAGAGACCCAGGCCCGGGAGCAGGCTCCAGGCCTTGGGGTTGGGCTATTCTCCCAGGCTCTTCTCTTCTCCCACTGTGGGTGACCTGTGAGGCAAGTGGCCCACTGAATCTGAAAGGTAACATGTCACCTTCGCAGCTTCCGGCAcctgaggaagggaggagaggatcTGTTGGCGTTGGCTGGAACGCAGCCCCGGCTTCTCCTGATGAACTCCCTTGGACCTACTGGGAACCCTATTCTCCTCTGAATCCCCAAGGAAGCCCCACCGTGGCCTGGCCCACATGATGTCACCCCACGATCTCACTGTGGAACATAGGTGGTGAGAAACACTGCCAACAAAGGTGAAGAAGGGTCCAGTATATCCTGTTTGCTGAGCCCACAGAGTGGGGAAAATGTCTACGGCATGGGCTTCTAGGAAGGCCCAGACCTCTGCGACTGTCCTCCTAACTTCTATTCCAGGCAgatgtcacctcctccaggagaTGACTGACACCTCAGATATAATGTCAGGTACCCCCAATGACGACCCTTAGCATTCTCTGCTGGCACAACCTCTCCCCAAGCCTGAGTTCCGAGCTTGACATGAGCTGGGTTCCTGCTGACCCGGGGCCAGCAGACGTTTGGTAAACGTTTGTTGGACACACTCAACAGCTTTCCCTTCCCTGGTCCTTCTCCCACTGGCAGGCTCACCCTGGACCTGCTCCAGGATGTGGCCTTGATGCCTTCCCAAACTAGTGCCACCTCACTAACCCTTACCTGCAGGTGTGTGGGTTGAGCTCTAAGCCCCGCCCTTGGCAACGGAGGAAGCTGCGGCgtcggcagcggcagcggcagcggcaggtCCCGGGGTCAGGGCGCTGGCGGCGCTGGGTGCAGCGTGGGCAGAGGGTCCTGGGGCTGGAGTGGGATGGGTGATGTCAGCTGGGGAGGGCGCTCCAGGGGCAGAATCCCAGCCCGGAAGAGAGCGGGGCTGGGGACGGTGGTGGGGAGTGGCAGCCCTAGGAGGAGAAGCGACATGTCTGGGGTGGGAAGGCGAGTCTTCCCAGGACCTGGGGTTGGGTGGAAGGCACAGATTTGAGGAGCAGAAGGAAACTGACAGGGGAAACaagtgggaggaagaagaggggaccACAGCTTCCTGACTCACTCGTGTGCTCCCTGGCCACCCACGTGTTACACTCTGGGTGCTGGGCCTGGGCTCCTACCCCTCCAGCAGGAGCCCAAAGGGACTCACCTGTCTGGCTTCACagcactctctttttttttgggtctGAAAGACAGGGACAAAGAGGAGCAGGGTTAGAAAATTCAAGCATCCTGCTCTCTTGCCCAAGATCCCAGGTCTACCTTAGGCCCCACTCTGAGAAACCTGGTCCCCACTGTGGTGCCCGACAACCCCCACGCCCGGACTCTGCAAGCTCAGAAGTTGGGCCTGGCTGGCACCTGCATTCACATTGGCTGTGTTCTTCCAGGGACATCTCCCCCAGCTGACTGCTTGGGTACCGGATCATGAGGATCTGTGCTCAGGAGAAGAATGGGAGACACAGCAGGCAGgggcaggaaacagagaaaggggaTGCTCTGTGGGCTGGGCAGAGAAGAGCTTGTCCAACAGCCAGGACCTGGCCGCCAACCCCCAGCCTCCTAGCCTCCGGTCTCTGGGCTGCCTCGGCTCCCACAGCACCAGCATCCCCCCAGCTCGCTTGCCCCACCTGCCCTGGTACCTGCATTCGGACTTGGTGCTGCCCAGTGGGCACGCACTCCAGGCCATCGTCAGGGCAGCAGCCACCGCAGCGCTGCACAGTCACACAGCTGGGCACCAGTTGTTTGGCCACAGTACCCATGAGCTCCACAGTCAGGGGCACTACCACCTCCCGAGGCTGGCAGGTGGCGCGCGCATACACGTCTATCCATGACACCACTGGGGGCAGACCCATAAGGGTTAAATCCCCACTGGGTTTCCTCCAGCCGCTCCCAGCAGCTGTGTCCCCAGTTCCCATGTCACAGCTGCCCTCCACTAGCAAACCCCTTTCTGCCCTCTTAACCTGTATTCTCCAGCCCTGATTGTCAAGAACCAGTAaaccctctgcctcagtttcctcctctgtgaaatgggcacAATAATAGTTTGCATCTTACAGGGGAGTTTTGATTTCACATGATGATGAACACAAGAAGCCCAGTATCGGGGCACATGACAACTCCTTAGAACTGGCTGgtgtgaaattattttaataattacctTTCTTCTGGTGGCCAGGGGCATCAGGCTGGGAGACAGGGGCCTGTGGGAAAGAACAGACCTGGACCCAAGGTGCCCTCCTGAAGGAAGTAGCCCTGTGGCTATCCCTAGGGCTTTGCCCTTGAGTCAGGAGGCTTCACCTCCTAGCTGACATCTTTCCAGATTCCTTTTTCCTGGGGCCTCCACTCTAGCTTTACCTGTTGTCCTGGCCACCTGGCCCAAGACCTGCCAGATGCGCTCTGCCGGTGGCATCAAATCTCCAAGCCTTGGGGCCAGGCTAGCTTTGGTGTTGCAGGTCAGGAGCGGGCACAGTGGGCGCCGAACTAGTTCTTGCGGGCACTGAGGCAGCTCCGCCCCCCAGCAGCACccaggggatggggtggggcgggggagtGGCCCCAGAGCTGGACTAGCTGGCCTTCGAGGAGGGGGAGCTCCCGGGGGATGCGCGGGCCGCCGGGGGTCCCCACGATGCTCAAGTTGGAAGCCGGACCCGCGGATTGCCTCGGCAGAGCCGCTCAGCGCCTTCCCACTTCCGCCAACCTTGAGAGGGCACGGCGGGCGGGCGGGATGGCGGGGACACGTACCTGGGCTGGGGCCAGCTGCAGGAGCGCGGCGAGCAGCAGGCGGCGGAGCAGGGGGCGCATGGTGCCCGCGGGGGCCACGCGCCGGGGGCGCCCGCATTGCCCTAGCCCGGCGGCGCGGGGGGCGGCGGTAGCCAGAGCCCCATGGCGCGGGCCCGGGCGCGGCGAGCGGGGGCCGGGCGCGGGGGGCGGCTCCTCCGCGGCCCCCTCCCGAGCCCTGGGCGCAGGCAGCGCAGCGCAGCGCAGCGGCGGCGGCCGGAGGAGCCGGGCGGACGGGCGGCCGGtggcggcggcgggcggcggcggcgggcacGTCGGGGGCGGCGGGGGGCCGGGCCCGGGCTAGCGGGCGGGCGGCTCATGTGACCCAGACACGCGCTCCCCACCGGGCCGAGGGGCGGGGGCGCGGGGGCGCGGCGCCGGCGGGGCCCGCCCTCCACACACCCCCTCCCGCCGCTGCAGGGGAAAGGGGACGCGCCGCCCAGGGGGCCCGCCTCCCCGGTCGCTGCCGCCAGAACCCACTGGGCGGGGCGCTGCCCCAGCGCGAGGCCCGGGCCGGGGGCGCTGGACTTGAAGGAGCCGGCGGGACCGGAGCTCTAAGAATCACTTTATTGCACGCGTCGTGGAGCCCTGGGCAGGCCGCAAGGCGGGAACACAGTCCACTACAGGTCCCATCTAGGTGAGCCCCTCAGGGGCCGGTGCCAGGAGGCACGATCCCTGGACCTTGCGGAGGCCCAGAGGGtagcggcggctgctgctgctgctgctgcctttgCCGGCGCTCCTGCTGGAGCCTGGCTCTGTTGGCCCTGGAGGAGAGAGCACCTGAGTGTTCGGGACAGGGATCCAGGAGGATAGCGCAAGGACTGGAAACGGGTAGGATAAAGCAGGGACAGACCTGGCCCTGGCCCGCGTGTCGTTGTAGATAGCTGTGATGATCCGATCCTTCTCATCCATGAAGCTCCGGTGTATCTGCTCCAACTTCCTGCAAGACCTTGCTGTTAACCCAGGGACTCCAGTTTCTGCAGTTCCTGAAGCCCTCCACCCTGTTCCAGGGCCTCTTTCTATCTTACATCTTTGGGTTCCTTGCCCCAGTGGTGCCTGTGATAGGTGGGAAGAGGGGCACAGAGAGGCGTAGGCCCACCCAGGATGTAATGGCACCTAAGTCCCTGTCTGCCCTGCTGAAAGTGGTGATGAAGCTCTGAACACGGGGACACGCTTCCCAGGAGCCTAGAAAGGTTGTGCTTCCCACTCTTGCACTGAAGTAGACAGGCTGCTGGCGGTGGGCACTGGCCCTAAGGCAGCTTTATAGTAGAAAATTCACGGCAAGGCATGCATGAGAGAGTGGCAGGGAGGCGACGGCTGCCAAATGAAGACTGTTGCTGGTGAGGCTGTTACAAAGCTTTTGCTTCTCAGGCATGATTTTGGTTGGCTCCAGCCCTCCTGGCAGCCAGCACCAAAGATTCATATTCAAattatgaaaaactgaaaatgacaACATTAGCCCTTCATGCAGGGCTGCCTTTCCAAGCAAGGGAAGGCTCCAAGACTGACTTCATGCAATGCTTAGCATGGGAGACACAAGCACACAGGCTGAATGGGGTGCTGTCTGGCTTGCTAACCAAGTGACTTCACCACCCGCCTACCCCCTGCCCATCACCCTGGGGAGGACAGGGATGCACCTGAAGGCAACATAGTGCAGGCCCATGCCTGCCAGCATGAGCAGGAGGCAGTACCCCAGCACCCGCTGATTGTGTTTGTACTGCTGCTGCCTCGTATGGGAGCCCTGTGTCCTTACACCATGAAACTGGGCCCAATATTGTGCGTTGGGGGGTTCCCAGGAACTGCTGGAAGGCAAAGGAAGGGACAATGTGAAGATGAGACTCTCCAGGAGATTTGGGAGTGGGGGTAAGCAGGGACAGGACCCCTGTACCTCTGTGTTTGCCGGGCAGACTTGGGATGGGCCGTGGTCCCTGGAGACTTTGGGGGGCTAGCTGAACGGAGCTGATGGTCATAGCTGCGGCGGCTCTGCTCGCGGCTGAGCACACGGTATGCCTCATTCAGCTCCACAAAGCGGCTGTGCAGGGCCGGGTTCCCAGGATCTCGGTCAGGGTGCAGCTGGGGGGTAAGGTAGGACTTTCCTTATCTCCTTTTCTGTGCTCCTTCCCACTTTCCATCCCGATGATCACTCCCAGAGACCCTCCTTTGCAATAACCCTCATTCTCAGACCTGCCCACCCTTCCAGAAGACCAGAGAGTCAAGAAGCCCAGACTCCAGCCCTCTTCCCTCATTTAGGCCTTCCCCacctgccttcctcctctccatATGCCCTGGTCCAGGTTTTTCAAGGGCAGACAGTAAGCTTATCAGGCAGATTGCTGGCCTGTGCCTCCAGCTTTGCTTCCTACCTGAGCAGACCCTTGAGCACAGCACCCACTCTCCAGGCAGGCCGAAGGAATGGGGCACCTGTGTCAGAGACACAGGTCTACTCCTGGGAAGTTGGATGACCCCCCCCCCATCTGACTCAGATTTCCacttcctccctctccaccttGAGGGCGCTAGTACCTCTTTGGACTTGGTAAAGAAAGCTCGTTTAACTTCCTCAGCGCTGGCACCAGGATGCACGCCCAACAGTTCATAATAATTACTGGAGCCAGACCTGTGGAGAAAGGTCCAAACCGGCAGGGGCTGAGAGAACCCAAAAGGTACCCCTGCCCTGCCATCCCAGTCTTCCTGTGCCACACTCTTCAATTCAGTCCTCAGGAAggagctgagggctggggagatagctcagttggtagagtgcttgccttgcatgcacaaggccctgggttcgatccccagcactgcaaaaaaaaaaaaaaaaaaaaaaaaaaaaaaaaaaaaaggaaggagctgGGAGGTCTCAGGCAGGTCCCAAGACAGTTCTGTCCTCAGACCATCCCTCCCTTTGCGGGTGTTTTGGGGATGATCTGGACCAGGACTTCTCTAAGTGTCAGTCCTCAGACCCTTGCATCACAAAGAcctgaaaagtttatttaaaacagATTCCCAAGCCGCCTGCCATCCTAGTTAGACACAGAGACAGGAGTTCaaaaaccagcctgggcaacataagaagacccccatctcaaaaaacaacaaagtagCTTCTGAATACCCATTCCGTTCCTTCAGAACGGAACCTCCAAAACAGGGCCCAGGAATCCACATCTTTGTACCCGGCCTCCTCATTCCGGTAAGTTATGCGTGACTACCGTTAGAATTATGCGAAGAGTATTGGGGTTTTGCTGGGCTCAAAATCCTGATCTTCCATTTAACTCGCTGATGACCTTGGGGATCATTTCAATCTCAGATGAGATCCTCAATGTCCTCAACATGAAAGTGAGGTACTTAACACAGAGTGGAGAAACCACAACTATCTCAGCAGGTCAAGAAGCGCTTAAACGCGGCAGGCCCTCAACAGAAACCCCCTGAACAACCGGGGGACCCAGGAGCCCAACTCACCGCTGCCCGGAGGCCGCTGCGAGGAGCCGGGTGGGAGGGTTGCGGGGCCACAGCCGGCATAGGCGCAGGGGCAACAGGGGCGGCATGGCGGCGGGCGGGCAGCTGGGGAAAGGAGGTCACCAAAAGGGGTGCATTGGGACCAGATCCCACCGGGTATCAAAAGCTCCGTGGCTAGGGCAGAGCGAAGGAGTCTGACCAAGGGTTTCTTTCTTGCAAAGGAAGATTAAGCGGGCCCGGGGCGGCCTCCTATTTCTGGATCAGTCCCCAGAGCCCCGGACCCGGCGATGCCTCTGGCCCAGACATCCCAGGTGTTTCCCGGCACTGGCTTAGGGGTCTGGACCCCCGCCCACCCAGAGTGATTGAGGGTGGTGGAAGGAGGAGCCACGCCAAGTCCCGCCCCCACCCCACTTACGGACTCCGCGGTCGCCGCCATTTCCTGCGCCTATGCGGGTCCCGCCCCTGTGCTCTCATTGGCTTAGGCCAGAGGCCACGCCCACCTCGTCAGACGGTGCGGATGTGTAGCGAAGACCCCGCCCCCGACACCGCTATTGGCTTTCCAACCCCGGGCCGCTTTAGCAGAGGTCCCGGAAGCTGCTGAAAGGCGCGGACGCCCGATAGGGCGCCCAGAGTGACTGAGCCGGATATTCGGCGAGGTTTTTGACCCAGCCTCGGCCCCTCGGTTCCGCGGAGATGACTGTTGGTCTGCTCAGCAGTGAGGCACGTTTCACAGAGCTGCTTCCACCCCATAGTTGTACTGAAACTTCCGCTAGAGCCTGCATGGGAGGCGCGTCTCTCATCCCCAAATTGCAGGGGGAGAAAACTGAGGCCGAGCTgatgtgtgttttgtgttttttctttttctgtgaccTGTTCTGGATCACCCACCCAGGGCTCTCCCAATGAACCCTCTGTCATGGAAACAGCAAATGCCAGTGGAATCCAAGAATAAAGTTCTTTATTGTCTTCAGAGCTGTGATGATAGGGCTGGGCCCCTACAATGACTCAGGTGGGGCTTCCCTGGACTCGGTTGTAGAGAAGGATGGCGCCTTTGGCCGAGGGGCAGAGTTCAGCCCACATCTCCGTCTCCTGCAACCTCTGCACTCTCTGTGGGGGAAGACAGTGAGACCCACACATCCAGCCCTTGTCTCCTGCTGGGGCTGAGCCTCAGGGCCCTCTCTGCACTGTGCTGTCTATGGGAGACATATTAGGAGGACTGAACATCGCTGGTGGGAAAATCTTTTTGTGACTCGGGAGTAAACCTGGGAGTCTCCTGTACCACCCAGCCATTCCCCATCCCACCAGACATGCATCACCAGGTCTTTTTGCAGGCTCTAACCCTACAGTCCAAGGACCATGCAGGAAGTCGCCCCGCACCTGTGTCTCCACAAAGATGATTCCTGTAGACTCGTGGGCTTCAGGTCCCCCACTCAGGTAGTAGTTCCTCACCTCCTCAGAAGTCAGGCTGCACCTGGGCAAGGACATGAGGGTGGCTTGGGGAGTAGCCCAGACCCATATCCCTGAGGAACCCCAACTGCCACAGCCCCATTGCTTACCACCCATCATCCCCAGGATCCAAGATCCTCTGCCCAGAGCCCACTCACTGGACATAGAACTCGGCACTGGCACGGCCGGCGCTGGTCTCGTTTCGGGCGATGCCCAACAGCAGGGGTTGGCTCAGGGTGAGCAGCGGCAGATTCACCTGGGGCAGGGGGTCCCACCTATCAATGCCCACTGCCCATATCCTTGCCCCTCTCCTTAGGGAAGAGCCTATTACCCTTGAACAATTGTTTATGGTTTGTAGAGCAAGTGCCCCGTATCACAGAATCCTAGATCTTGGGctattcattttacagatgggaaaaccagAATCAAAGAGGTTGAACAGATTACCCAGGGAAATCTCTTCACTCAAGGGAAGTGAATTTAGTAAGGGAGACTCCCATTTACTTCTTTTTGAATCAACAAATATTGTTTCCAATGGAATGAGGAAGAACCTGAGGCCTAGGGAACAAAGGGCTAGAATTCCATTTGGAGTATGCCCAGCTCCCTCAGTGCCAACTGGATGCCTGCGATCTTCCCACCAACACAGACCTATGGAATTCTA of the Sciurus carolinensis chromosome 11, mSciCar1.2, whole genome shotgun sequence genome contains:
- the Vegfb gene encoding vascular endothelial growth factor B isoform X2, whose product is MRPLLRRLLLAALLQLAPAQAPVSQPDAPGHQKKVVSWIDVYARATCQPREVVVPLTVELMGTVAKQLVPSCVTVQRCGGCCPDDGLECVPTGQHQVRMQILMIRYPSSQLGEMSLEEHSQCECRPKKKESAVKPDSPRTLCPRCTQRRQRPDPGTCRCRCRCRRRSFLRCQGRGLELNPHTCRCRKLRR
- the Vegfb gene encoding vascular endothelial growth factor B isoform X1 produces the protein MRPLLRRLLLAALLQLAPAQAPVSQPDAPGHQKKVVSWIDVYARATCQPREVVVPLTVELMGTVAKQLVPSCVTVQRCGGCCPDDGLECVPTGQHQVRMQILMIRYPSSQLGEMSLEEHSQCECRPKKKESAVKPDRAATPHHRPQPRSLPGWDSAPGAPSPADITHPTPAPGPSAHAAPSAASALTPGPAAAAAAADAAASSVAKGGA
- the Dnajc4 gene encoding dnaJ homolog subfamily C member 4 — translated: MPPLLPLRLCRLWPRNPPTRLLAAASGQRSGSSNYYELLGVHPGASAEEVKRAFFTKSKELHPDRDPGNPALHSRFVELNEAYRVLSREQSRRSYDHQLRSASPPKSPGTTAHPKSARQTQSSWEPPNAQYWAQFHGVRTQGSHTRQQQYKHNQRVLGYCLLLMLAGMGLHYVAFRKLEQIHRSFMDEKDRIITAIYNDTRARARANRARLQQERRQRQQQQQQPPLPSGPPQGPGIVPPGTGP